The Cydia amplana chromosome 19, ilCydAmpl1.1, whole genome shotgun sequence genome includes a window with the following:
- the LOC134656813 gene encoding uncharacterized protein LOC134656813, with amino-acid sequence MAPVMLEGPTLGHKHRSYNKIVQESTANQARGALEDNDFNKDDVNNLVKVDIARANRDVDYILGILKGNDMLYASRALTQSSWLITDNTYAHIINPEYLHSHLIPNMMAKAANKLMLHIRLNLRDEKRVEDFFNYYEPFDLNTALKWLPHCSVAFMEIKVEKYSNDIDTNLLKRLCEKSHHILGVYVRSIKKWGCTRKGFQETMFLLNTHLDFYLDMIETQAKSKRGELPVFNAKFTKLLMKTCPERIHQNFCHYANHIHIPTFVKFLDENKVREFLLSQANIQEPTWIDFGKVQCFLKRMPQEQRINLIRDIFINKCYKQEIDILDSAFSNEDVDGDEPKDENAGMIRLYQYVNRSGCSDTSDLLNWYKCLPFDVVLTEFKEKIKNTTDDYDKNQMFRRLTRVVDHDLRHLDSLLQYYNDNHLKDSKDNKVEFVQNLLHRPTNILSYDSKCWGLLMNIFNAIESEDEDFDDDDDQIILKAIIVHEVINKKDVPEKVSKRFEFYNFKEYQTKMTVPEQTLLFEFLYKYQLKKIEKQNFDDHASFDENVELIELMLTLLNDWQKNLADYPHVLKKINELIKVKRDNAIKTKLSWIYDVNKKWRKYMFEESILLCESDRVCVNALKHDPSLLSRYEHVVASMRCNDAVSLRQLLTKLRIYWADSIASEWSQSYRERLTQPLGHKALLRGLSFLLPERELSVIINEYKPEDEKINWEKNDEVLVSLRKHIAKNMHFARPQPTPDEILLYAKGDYLQFALPSLNAILYNLCTVRCSELIPKLLDSPVSLQKHGIRCAFAKMQSEDLQRLFSIHWKTIKNLSIRAVTFKLSYEMLCKEKKPSKIENVWGLLSVFIDALTFEEDKTIYELLGNARKVPLSVRPAFVMRSYKFTKALLTKSDLDKSKYVQTLNALICDMENIIDSMEPEFLAEILQEYFTAVYTKDKTDGFVHNNLMPLLASFLCCSGSVEIQAQKYETVLLPLLRHSVAVWATKDKNDIVKTNLKQLLNILRQKIRPLVEKDKMVPVAMFANIQKELEQKLDQNVAYLMLREWKLTVAFAQVVHDNKVKVDRSNYKEDNDFWIAICKEVAPQFGKICLDFLREDIQAFFPSIDEYFTKALGVVLDDLIPDEGIRLEILKHMLTEELTQSYLVSIRILPSYCGNDKDDPLLEFYKTILTHPSLEVKMHFYHKNKNCRHMNL; translated from the coding sequence ATGGCTCCGGTGATGTTAGAAGGTCCTACATTAGGACATAAACATCGCAGCTACAATAAAATTGTCCAAGAATCTACTGCAAACCAGGCAAGGGGCGCCCTAGAAGACAATGATTTCAACAAAGATGATGTAAACAACTTAGTCAAGGTCGATATCGCCAGGGCAAATAGGGATGTAGATTACATTCTGGGGATTCTCAAGGGTAATGACATGTTGTACGCCTCACGTGCACTCACGCAGAGTTCTTGGCTTATTACCGATAACACTTACGCCCATATTATAAATCCGGAATACTTACATTCACATCTCATCCCGAACATGATGGCTAAAGCGGCTAATAAATTGATGTTGCATATAAGGCTCAACTTAAGAGACGAGAAACGTGTCGAAGATTTCTTCAACTACTACGAACCCTTCGATCTGAATACTGCCCTCAAGTGGTTGCCACATTGCTCTGTCGCATTTATGGAGATCAAGGTCGAAAAATATTCTAATGACATTGATACAAATCTACTGAAACGCCTTTGTGAAAAATCACATCATATATTAGGAGTATACGTCAGAAGTATAAAGAAGTGGGGCTGCACTCGCAAAGGGTTTCAGGAGACAATGTTTTTGTTAAACACGCATTTAGATTTTTACCTCGATATGATAGAAACTCAAGCAAAAAGCAAAAGAGGAGAATTGCCTGTATTTAATGCAAAGTTTACTAAACTCTTAATGAAGACATGCCCTGAACGAATTCATCAAAACTTCTGTCATTATGCTAACCATATTCATATTCCAACATTCGTCAAATTTTTGGATGAGAATAAAGTTAGAGAGTTTTTGCTATCACAAGCAAATATCCAAGAACCTACTTGGATTGATTTCGGCAAGGTGCAATGCTTCCTTAAAAGAATGCCACAAGAACAACGTATAAATTTGATTAGAgatatatttataaacaaatgTTATAAACAGGAAATAGATATTTTAGATAGTGCGTTCAGTAATGAAGACGTGGATGGGGATGAACCCAAAGATGAGAACGCTGGAATGATACGATTATACCAATACGTCAATCGCAGTGGCTGCAGTGATACTAGTGACTTGTTGAACTGGTACAAGTGTTTGCCATTTGACGTAGTTTTAACAGAGTTTAAAGAAAAGATAAAAAACACTACTGACGATTATGATAAGAACCAAATGTTCCGCCGGCTAACGCGAGTCGTTGATCACGACTTGAGACATTTGGATTCCTTATTGCAATATTATAATGATAATCATCTAAAAGATTCCAAAGATAACAAAGTTGAATTCGTTCAAAACTTACTTCACAGACCCACCAACATTCTCAGTTATGACTCGAAGTGTTGGGGTCTTTTGATGAACATCTTTAATGCCATTGAGTCGGAAGACGAAGactttgatgatgatgacgatcaAATCATCCTAAAAGCTATAATTGTTCATGAAGTGATAAACAAAAAGGACGTGCCTGAAAAAGTAAGTAAAAGATTtgaattttacaattttaaagaaTACCAGACAAAAATGACCGTACCAGAACAAACACTATTATTTGAATTCTTGTACAAATATCAATTGaagaaaattgaaaaacaaaattTCGATGATCATGCTTCTTTCGATGAAAATGTTGAGTTGATTGAACTAATGCTCACATTATTAAATGACTGGCAAAAAAATCTAGCAGACTATCCCCATGTGTTGAAGAAAATTAACGAACTAATCAAAGTTAAACGAGATAACGCCATAAAGACCAAACTATCATGGATATACGACGTCAACAAGAAGTGGAGAAAATACATGTTTGAAGAATCAATTCTGTTGTGCGAGTCTGACCGAGTATGTGTCAATGCGTTGAAACACGACCCAAGTTTACTCTCCCGATACGAACATGTGGTAGCGAGCATGCGTTGTAACGACGCAGTTTCTTTGCGGCAACTTCTCACAAAGCTAAGGATATACTGGGCTGATTCAATTGCCTCTGAATGGTCCCAATCATATCGAGAGAGGCTTACTCAACCTCTTGGGCATAAAGCTTTACTGCGAGGTTTGAGTTTCCTATTACCGGAACGGGAACTGTCCGTTATTATCAACGAATATAAACCGGAAGACGAAAAAATAAACTGGGAAAAGAATGACGAAGTCCTGGTGAGTTTGAGGAAGCACATAGCTAAAAATATGCATTTCGCTCGACCTCAGCCGACTCCTGACGAAATTCTACTTTACGCTAAAGGAGATTATTTGCAATTCGCTCTTCCGTCTCTAAACGCAATTCTCTACAACTTGTGCACTGTCCGCTGTAGCGAGTTAATACCCAAGTTATTAGACTCTCCCGTCTCATTACAGAAACATGGTATCCGATGTGCTTTTGCAAAAATGCAAAGCGAAGATCTACAAAGACTTTTCAGTATTCACTGGAAAACCATTAAAAACTTATCGATTCGAGCGGTTACATTTAAACTCTCTTACGAAATGCTGTGCAAAGAAAAAAAACCAtcgaaaattgaaaatgtttggGGTCTCCTGTCAGTTTTTATTGACGCGCTTACTTTTGAGGAAGACAAAACCATATACGAACTCCTAGGAAACGCCAGAAAAGTACCCCTTAGTGTTAGACCTGCCTTTGTGATGAGAAGCTACAAGTTTACGAAAGCGTTGCTTACAAAGTCGGACTTAGACAAAAGTAAATACGTACAAACCCTTAATGCTTTAATATGCGATATGGAGAATATTATAGATTCGATGGAACCAGAGTTCTTAGCCGAGATTCTACAAGAGTACTTTACTGCTGTCTATACAAAAGATAAGACAGATGGGTTTGTTCATAATAATTTGATGCCTTTGCTAGCATCATTCCTTTGTTGTTCTGGAAGTGTAGAAATCCAAGCACAGAAATATGAAACAGTACTGTTGCCTTTACTGAGACATTCGGTAGCTGTATGGGCAACAAAAGATAAAAATGACATCGTGAAAACTAATCTTAAACAGCTACTGAACATCTTGCGCCAAAAAATAAGGCCTCTTGTAGAGAAAGATAAGATGGTGCCCGTCGCCATGTTTGCTAATATTCAAAAAGAACTTGAGCAAAAGCTAGATCAAAACGTCGCGTATCTCATGTTAAGAGAATGGAAACTGACAGTTGCATTTGCACAAGTTGTACACGATAACAAAGTAAAGGTTGATCGCAGCAATTACAAAGAAGACAATGACTTTTGGATCGCCATCTGCAAGGAAGTAGCCCCACAATTCGGTAAAATATGCCTCGACTTTCTGAGAGAGGACATACAGGCATTCTTTCCTAGCATTGATGAATACTTTACTAAGGCATTAGGGGTTGTTCTTGACGATCTCATTCCAGATGAAGGAATTCGATTAGAAATTTTGAAACACATGCTAACGGAAGAGCTGACACAGTCTTATTTAGTCTCTATAAGGATATTACCATCATACTGTGGAAATGACAAAGACGACCCATTACTGGAGTTTTACAAAACAATTTTAACTCACCCCTCCTTGGAGGTAAAAATGCacttttaccataaaaataaaaattgtaggcATATGAATTTGTGA